A stretch of DNA from Atribacterota bacterium:
TACTATTAATGGCATCTACATGTTCTTTCCAGATATCCAGAAGTAAGACCTTATTTCCTGCTTCTGCCAGCAATCCTCCAAAGAGAGAACCCATGGCACCGGCACCAACGATAGTAATTTTCATATATTTTACTTCTCTCTATTTTTTTTCTTATACCTTTTCAGTTTTATGATGATCTTTTCTGTTTTTAATTTTTCTATTCTTTATTTCCTTTATCAATTGAACTAAATTGTCAACCACTGCATTAAAAATAATTTCTCCTTTTTTTACACTAGACAGTGTGGCATCCCCTACTACTCCACTCTCAGAAATTGTAGACCACCATGTTCTCATGCTTACTGGTGATGGTCCTATTGTATCGATCCAATGGTATTTTGACTTGCCAAATCCTATTTCTTTAACAGCTTTATCCATTTTAACTCTATCTTTTGCTAAATATAAATATACTGATGTCTCCATTTCGCATGCATGGGCAATCCCGCCAGGCCATTCAGATTCTCTAACCTCTGCAATTTCTTTTTTAGCTAAATTATAGGATATGAATGAACCGCATATTGCATTAGTTTCCAAAACGGTTCTCCTTGCCGCATCCTCTAAATAAGGAGCATTAGAACCATGACCATTTATAATTAAAATTCGACGAACGCCATGGTGTGCCAGACTTTTTGTAATATCTAAAACAAATTCACTTAGATGATTACCAGTTACACTTAAAGGTCCCGGAAAATCAATATGATGCCAGCAGAATCCATATGGTATGAGATTTAAAAGTAAAATATCTTCCGGAACCTTTTCAGCTGTTGCAATACACATTTGTTCTAAAATAAAACTATCAGCATCAATCGGGAGATGCTTTCCATGTTGTTCTATTGAACCAACGGGAAGAAGAGCCACTCTATCCTGTGCAATGATTTCATTCAACTCTTCCCAGGTATAGGAATCATATCTATAACTTTTTCCATACTCTATTTTCTTTAACATAATGAAACTCCTTACTAAATAAATATCAATTTTGTTGTCATTTTTTCCGTATCAATTATAAATACTTAATCAATAGTATTTTCTTTGTCGACATAAGATACTTTTTTATAAAACAATAGGAATAACAAAAATATAACTAAACCAAAAATTTTGCTATAAAAATTGGGTGGAAATAAACTTAGAGATGCAATTCCTGTCAAAACTCTTCCTCTCATTGTGATATGCTTATTGATATATCCTTCTAAAGTTACGGCGAGTAGAGCTAATGATAGTAGTGAGGTAATTAAAAACCAAAGGAATACTAGTATATTAGTATTATGTATCGTAAATATTATTGGTGTATAAACAAAAAGGAAAGGTATGACTATCATCCCAATCGCCATTTTAGCTGATTTAAAACCCGTTAACATAGCATTTCCCCCGCTTATAATAGAGGCTGCATAAGCAGCCATGCAAACTGGTGGAGTAACATTAGAGGTTTGGCAAAACCAAAATACCAATAAATGAGCTACCAATAAAGGTACGCCTATTTCAACAAGGGCGGGAGCAGTTAATACAGAACCAATAATATAAGCACTTGTTACGTTTAATCCCATGCCTAAAATGTAAGCAATAATTCCCACTAAAATAATTGTTAATAATAAATTGTGTTGGGACAAGCGAAGAATTAAGGAACTCATCCTTACACCAACTCCAGTTAAAGTAACAATTCCCATTATTATGCCTACGCAACCAGCAGCTGATCCCATAGCTACCATATTTTTTGATCCACGCTCAAGAGCAGAAATTGTTTTTTCTAAAGTAAAACTTGTTTCTCTTCGGAAAAAACTCACTAATACCATCAATACAATACATACAAAAGCTGCATAAAAGGGCGTATATCCCTTTATTATTAAAACAACTAGAGCGACAATTGGAATTAGTAAATAGCCATTCTCCTTTAAAAGCTTAGGTAAAGGAATTATCTCTATTTGAGCAACTCCCTTCATTCCTCTTCTTCTGGCTATGAGATCTACAAAGAGATATACTAGAGAAAAATACATTAAACCTGGAATGATAGAAACTTTTACAATTTCTAAATATGATATACCAACAAAGGAAACCATCAAAAATATTGCTGATCCCATTACCGGAGGTAGCAATTGTCCACCACAGGAAGCAACTGTTTCTACTGCCCCGGCTTCCTCTGGGGAATAACCAGCTTTTTTCATTGCCGGAATTGTGAATACTCCTGTAGTAACAACATTGGCAACTCCACTTCCACTTATTGAACCAAACATTCCACTCGCAATAACTGCAGTTTTTGCCGGACCGCCTGGTTGTCTACCGGTCAATGCATTGGATAAATCAATAAATAGCTTCCCCATACCTGCAAAATCAACAAATGCTCCAAATATGACAAACATAATAATATAAGTTGAAGAAAGTCCAACAACATTACCAAGAATCCCTTCAGTACTCATATAAATATGATTAGTAAAGTATTCTAATGTACATTTAGGAGCTGAAAAATAACCGGGGATATAATGACCAAAAAAATTATAAATTATGGCCACTATGGTTGTTGTAACCAAAGGCCATCCCATAGTTCTCCTATTTGCTTCTATTATTACCAAAATCAGTACTATACAAAAAATATAATCAAACAAATGTAATGGATCCACATAAGCAAATCTAGTTATAAACCTCTGGTGATTGATTAAAATCCACCCCAAAGATAGTAATGAAAATATTATTAAAATTACATCAAAAATTTTTACTTGATCTTTAATATTTCTTTTAAAAGAATATAATAAAAAAGTTAAAACCAGTACAAATATTAAATGAATTGCTCTTTGTATATATGTTGGAAAGGTACCAAAAGCCGCTGTATAAAGCGATATTAATGACATTATTACTGCAATTATTTTTGAAGTAATATGCCAAGTTCCTGTTAATTTGCGAATAGGACTTTCCATAATGCTTGTTAGTTTTTCTTCTTTTTGAACCATAGAGACTCCTTTATCTATACAGGGAAAGGAGTTTTTTAATCCTTCCCCTGTATGAAAAAATAAACTACTTCATATACCCTTTTTCTTTGAAGTATTTCTCAGCTCCAGGATGCAGAGTTGCACCTAAATTTGCCCAAGCGGTCTCGGGATTAAAACTATTAAAAGATTTATTAATTGAACTCAGGTATTCAGTATTTTCACATATTACTTTAGCCATAGCATACACTATATCATCTGGTATATCATCCCTTACAAAAAGCACAGCAGGCATACCTACTGTTTTAATATCCTTATCCTGACCCTCATAGGTACCGGCAGGAATGACTAGCTCTTGCATCCCATATTCTTTTAATTCTTTTATTACTATTTCATCCAATCCAATTAATTTGGAGTCTCTACTCATAAACATATCAATAAAAGTAGCAAAAGGAATTACGTTATGGGTAACTGCCATATTGATATGCTTATCCTTATACTCAGAGGCTTCTTCAACCGAA
This window harbors:
- a CDS encoding 2-dehydropantoate 2-reductase N-terminal domain-containing protein, producing MKITIVGAGAMGSLFGGLLAEAGNKVLLLDIWKEHVDAINS
- a CDS encoding creatininase family protein translates to MLKKIEYGKSYRYDSYTWEELNEIIAQDRVALLPVGSIEQHGKHLPIDADSFILEQMCIATAEKVPEDILLLNLIPYGFCWHHIDFPGPLSVTGNHLSEFVLDITKSLAHHGVRRILIINGHGSNAPYLEDAARRTVLETNAICGSFISYNLAKKEIAEVRESEWPGGIAHACEMETSVYLYLAKDRVKMDKAVKEIGFGKSKYHWIDTIGPSPVSMRTWWSTISESGVVGDATLSSVKKGEIIFNAVVDNLVQLIKEIKNRKIKNRKDHHKTEKV
- a CDS encoding TRAP transporter permease produces the protein MVQKEEKLTSIMESPIRKLTGTWHITSKIIAVIMSLISLYTAAFGTFPTYIQRAIHLIFVLVLTFLLYSFKRNIKDQVKIFDVILIIFSLLSLGWILINHQRFITRFAYVDPLHLFDYIFCIVLILVIIEANRRTMGWPLVTTTIVAIIYNFFGHYIPGYFSAPKCTLEYFTNHIYMSTEGILGNVVGLSSTYIIMFVIFGAFVDFAGMGKLFIDLSNALTGRQPGGPAKTAVIASGMFGSISGSGVANVVTTGVFTIPAMKKAGYSPEEAGAVETVASCGGQLLPPVMGSAIFLMVSFVGISYLEIVKVSIIPGLMYFSLVYLFVDLIARRRGMKGVAQIEIIPLPKLLKENGYLLIPIVALVVLIIKGYTPFYAAFVCIVLMVLVSFFRRETSFTLEKTISALERGSKNMVAMGSAAGCVGIIMGIVTLTGVGVRMSSLILRLSQHNLLLTIILVGIIAYILGMGLNVTSAYIIGSVLTAPALVEIGVPLLVAHLLVFWFCQTSNVTPPVCMAAYAASIISGGNAMLTGFKSAKMAIGMIVIPFLFVYTPIIFTIHNTNILVFLWFLITSLLSLALLAVTLEGYINKHITMRGRVLTGIASLSLFPPNFYSKIFGLVIFLLFLLFYKKVSYVDKENTID